ATTTCCGGTCCGCGTTCGCGCTCCGCAATAGCCTTCACCACGCTCTCATACCCCGTCAAGGCAGCCAAGGCACCACCGGCAGCACTGCGCGTAGCAGCGTCTTCGGCGTCTGCTAGAGCTACAAGAATCTTCAGCCTGGTCTGCGCCTGCGGTTTGCTGGTATCGGCAAAGAGCGCCTCGGCTTGTTCGGGGGATTGGACGATGTTGCAAACGAGCTCGACAGCTGCAGTGGTAATGCGAGGGTTGTTGTATAGGAGAAGCTCCTCAATGTCCTTCCAGGCCACGCGGACAATGGTGCGGCGAGTGTCGTCGTCAACAGCAGCGAGGTTGGTGAGTGCCATCAGGGACTCAAACGTTGGGAGGAGATCGCGTGTGTCGACGGTTTGGTCGGGGAGCAGGATGTGAACAAGGGGACGGATGGCGGTGTTGATGGGGGTGGAGCCCCCGAAAACGAGCATCGGATTCGTTGAGATGAGGATACGGGCGAGGGCCTGGGCGGCGGTTCGTCGGACTGTCATGTTCTTTGGGTCGCCTTCGGGCAGGTTGGTCCAGGCACCGATCAACAGACGGACGGCGCCTTGTTGAGCAAGCGGTCCTCGCATAGAGGGAGTCATGGAGAGCGAGTTGAGAATCGAGATGATGAGGGTAAGGGAGGCTACGGAGCTGGTTTTGCTGATCGTCACGAGAACGGGGGTGAGGCCGGCTTCGAAGACCCGTTTACAGCGTGCGCTGACATGTTCGTTGTCGTTCAGGGGGTCGGGTTGAAGCTTGCCTACTGCGTCCGCGTAGGCCTTGAGTTGACTTATGCGCTTTTGTTCTTCTGTAAGGGCGGGACGGTATTGGGTAAGGTTAAGGAAAATGCTGAGTGCGCCGTACATGAGAGGGGACCTGGGCGGCGCCGACTCGAGTGTTTTTACAAGTGATTTGAGAAATTGGGGATCACCGGCTAGatcctccttgaccttggcgCGAATCGATGCATAGGCGAGTCCTTCGACCGAGGATTGGCTGGAATGTTCGGGGTCCTTGATGAGCATCTGGGTAAACTTTTTGGAGAGATCTTCTACGCTGGTTGTCGCCGGCTGTATCCGGGGCTGGGATGGGTCGGACAAGTCTGGAGGTGCCTGGTCGGGTTGAACAGCCTTGAGCTGATGTCAGCCGCAGGGACATCAGAAGGAGGGAGCGCCAACCTCGGAGGTCGGTGAAGGAGGCAGTTGGAGGCTCACCCTGAGCTTGGTTAAAACCACGGCGGCCAGGTTCTGGACATGGATCGAGTGCCTCCTCATGGAAACGGAACCTTCCTGGGTGGCGGTGTCGGGATCGGTGGTGTACATGGACTCGACAACCTGCTCGGTATCCTGGTCCACAATCTCCTCTAGCCAGTCGATGCAGTACTTCTGGACAGCTTCACGGCAGTGGGAGTGCATGCAAGCAGCGTTGAGCATTTCGAGGCAGGCTGTCTCGACCTTGCGGCTCTTCCACTTGCGCCTCATAAGCGGGCCTAGGCTGGGGAGGAAGCCTTCGCTGAGGAAAAGCTCGGACGTGAGATCGGGGACGATGGGGAAGATGGTAGCTGCCACGCAAAACGCCACAATATAGTCGTCGTAAGTGCCGCGCTGGATCCggtcgaggaagaaggcggagagcTTCTTGCTGCCGTCCTCGCCAGCGGCCTTGAGGTAAGCAGAGGTGCAGAGAGCAGCATGGCCGCGAACAACATCGGTCTGTCTCATATCCAGATAACACAATATGGTATCGACGCAGTCACTGTCTATGACGGCGGTGATGGatttctctcccttctttgTGGCTTCGACATCGTCGCTGAGCAGCTTGGTTAGCTTGCCCAAACTTTCGACCGTCTCATCGTCTTCCTTGCCGCCCTCCATCAGGTGGGCAAACAGGAGCAGTGTCTGATCTTCCCTTCCCAGGTCATTATGCATCGCGCGTGTGTGGGCATTCGGCGCCGTGGTGGAAACGGAGGCCATCGTGGTGTGATTGACCTTGGTCGTTGATGTGGGATCTTTGTGAAGAAACTGTTGGTAGGAGCAGTGCTAAAGGAGGGTTCGATGATTTTGCAACCAGGGGGAGCTAAGGTCGCAGGTGAGGGGCACGCCGCGAGTATGAAGTGATCCTGATGTAGAGCGCACGTCCGCAGGTCTCGAGATAAGCGCGGTCGGTCGTACAGGTGCAGTCACACACGACTGGAGGTTGACGTTCGGGTTGTCGTGCGGGCACGGGGTGGTACAGCGGGTGGTACAATGTTTATCGATAAGTCGATCAAGGTAGTCGTAACGACATAAGGCAAgcagggtagaggtaggcaggcAGTCGAGgaaacgaggaggaggggtatGGGGTCTCGAAGGTCAATGGACTCGTGGAGGGGAGAAATAAGGTGGAAACGCGATGGGACGGGATATGGTGGGCCTCCTTTTATCTGCCAGGACCTTGTCTCGGcgcagaagaaaagggacaACACTGTATGCAAGATTCGCGAAGGTGAAGATTGCTGTCAGGATGCGAAGATGGGATGGAGTAGTATGTTTTGAGGttctggaggaagaagcagagtTAGCGAAATGGAAAGATAAGTGATAAATTTGGATGTCAGTCGACGGCGTGTGGTCGGTGTCTTGGCTGTGccacttttcttcttttggggGGACTAAAGAGGGGACTGGGGGAGGTACGTACCCAGCTGAAACCCCACCGTTAGCGGTCCTGTAGGCATCTGTAGTGGTCCTGTGAAGATTGGGCCCTGGTCGCTGTAGCCGCACTCTTTCCTCAGTCTTCCATGCACCAAGGAAAGTGGAACCAAAATCTTTGTTTTGGCCGTTGCTTTCAAACGGCTATCTGCTGAGGTGTGTTCAAAATCACGCCTTTTAAGCCTGTCATCAGACAGATCCGGTCCTGCTGTTTACTTGATTTGCAGTGACCGCCTCAGACCCTGATGAAGGcgggtgatggatggatttACTTAAACTACCTGTCATAGGTATCCCGTGCCAAGTTCTGGACTTGGAGAAATGCCAGATTGAGGAGAACAATGAATGAATGGCAGGATGGCAGGAGGGTGGTACGGACTACCGTACATAGGTACCAACCATCGGGAATCCTGTCGTTCTCTGCCGTGCGTATgggatacctctacacacGCACCATAGTTTTAAGTTGGAAACATCTGCACCTTCCTGCGCCAGTGCCAAGCTTCTGCGAATGGCATGAGAAAATGCAATCAGCGGCTGCTTTGTTCCCCCCTCACCATGGAACCCCGAAGCCCCCATCATTCGTCCTTCGCCACTCCATCCCGCGCTACTGCGTAGTATTTTGGAGGCTAGTAGCCACCCCACCATGTGAGAGAGTATGTAAGTACCTCAGGAACTTCCAGGCTTCGGGTCATCCCCAAACCTCATGACACCACCAAGACACCAAGACCAAAGAGATGACCGGATATCCTTGTCTCGCGCATCTCATCTACACTAGAAACGACACCAACCGAAACCTCCCAGCGGGCGCACGTGTAGCTAAGGCCCAGCGGTGATCCCTTCAGCGCTTCAGCTCACAATCTCTTGACTGCCGAGATTAGCGGTTCACTTCTGACGACGCAGAGTCCTTGTGATTGACATTGATCAAGTCTGGAAGGTAGCTAAATATTCCTAGATTGAGTAAACAATCAGTCCCGCCCTCCCTCACAACTTGCAACACTTTAGCGCAAACCAGCCATACCTCGCTTCCATCTGAAACTCTCGAGTTGATCAAGTTGAGAGGGACTAGCGGGGGATGGGTGCAGTCCAGACATGTGAAGAGTGAAATGGCATATGAAGCGATTGAGGATCGTTTTGGAGGCGGAAGACATTGTTCCTATTCTGTATATACCCTGTCTACAAGTACGACGAACCTCTTCGGCAGCCACTGCCTCGAAAGCAGGACAGCACTCCCGAGTCTTTGGTGTGTCCAACGCAAACGGGGTAACATGCCACGCCCAGATCTTCGCCAATTAGCCGACCGGTGCTCCGTTTCATCATCGCAACACAATGTTCCTTCACAACGTCGTAGATGAGACGGCTGTCTCAATCAAAATACTCGTCCCGCCCGTCGGCTATTTTTTATCTCCAATATGCTTCGCCCAAGGCCACGACATGCTATACCACCAGCGACTATGGCGTCCGTGGGCTGggtaaaagaaaaagggggggttaACTGAGATCAATCTGAGGCCATTCCCGCATCAGATAAGATGTAGTTATCTATAAAGTGGGATTGAAAGACCGTCGCGTTGGGCCTTACTTTCTTCTCCTGAATTCAATCATCAAGAGGCTTAGGGGAAGCTGAATCGAAAACAAGGATGCGTGCCATCACATCCATCTCGTTCGTCCTTCTCGTAGCACCCCTCGGTGCCCTCGCCGCCCCAACACCTTCCGAGGATGTGATTCCAAGTAGAGTCCTCCAAGCAAGAGCAGTGGTAACCCCAGCGCCATGCCAACCGCAACTCAGCCCTCCTCCCACCGAGCAGGAATCAGCCGAACGCTTCGAGAAGTTCGCCCACGCCTTTCTTGAAACCAAGAACTTGACTGAAGCGTTTGAGTACATTGACGCTACGTACATTGTatgcctttttcttctttctcacATCCCCGGTAGTGCCATTTGATCTTACTTACCGTAGGCTAACGGTGTTATTTGGTCGACGAGTGACAGAACCATAACCCTTTCGCCAGTGCCAACGGCCCCAACGCTGCTCTCGATGCCCTCGGTCCTTACTGGGACTCGGTCCAGATCACCCCGTTGAGAAGAACGTTTAAAGGCGAGTTTGGGTGGTTGAATTATCGAACCAATTACTTTGGCGAGATTGTTGATAGGTATCGCATGGAGGGTGGGTGTATTGTTGAGCATGTGAGTTCAGTTGTCTCTGATGTTGTAGAGTTTGACGTGACGTGCTGACATTGCTGCTTTGTTGACGTAGTGGGATCAAAACGAGCAGTACCCTTCTTTTTGAGCCGAGAAAGGTATAGGGAAGGAATGGTTGATGGTCTGAAATGGAAATTTATGCTAGTGGCTTCTCTGACACGGGACCAACTTACACAAAAATAGCAGTGCACCTGGAAATCCACCGCCCTTTCAATCACTTCAATGACTACGAAGCGTACACCAATAGTGGCCAGTCGACCTGAAGAGACCCCCAGTCCTCAGGCCCATTCATATGTCGTAGATGTACGCATGCCCCAGCCTCGTATAGCTTGGGGCTCCAGTCTCTCCAACACTTTTTCCCGATGACATATTTCCCCTTTATCAGACGCGCATCACCTCTGACCACTACAATGCGATTTATAATCTCAGCATTACCGGGAATCAACCCAAACATGCCATCAGTCGTGATACAAAACTTCGGACCCTTCTGTCGCCAGTCACAACGTGGAAAAACTGATCAGCAGCGTTTCGAATTCCTTCGTCGGCAAGATTCGAGAGGTCAGGATCCGCTAAAGCGAGCCGACCACACCTCCAACAAGTCAACTTGAACTCTTCAGGCACCGACCTCGCTCTTGTAGCTTCCTCTGTCTGAATACCACAAGGGTATGATAGGCTCTTTGCTGCCATCGTGTTAACTTCTTCAATCCAGTCCATGAGTCGGATGATATCCATCGGCGCGGAACTACTCATGGCTGTGATGGTTCCGACACAGAAGCCTCTGACAAGGAGTGAACGCCCATCCAGGGCCAGATAAACTTTTGCCGATTATTGTCAAGGCCTTGTTCCCATATCAAATGGGGCGTGTTTGAATACTTTCCTAGTCCAGTCCTCTACCCCTCGGTGGCGCTGTGTAGCGCTGGCATGATTGTAAGTGACTGTTTCCAGGCCGTGGAAATCGATGCCATGTTCGAGATTATAATGGCAGCAACTTCCCAGTTTCCGCATATCATACGAATCTCAGCTGTTGAGGCAATGCGAACTCCTGAGCCACTCCGCCGAAATGATGGGCGACATAGGTAGTAACGCTCTGAGACGACGCCAACGACGCCACCCATCCAATTCGTCATAGGTAACACTCTTCTCCTTGAAGCCGGCGAGCAACTGGGTCCAGACTTATATTCAAAACTGCCTCTCGTGTCGGCGGTAGTACGCGTTGACGGTGTGCTGAATCAGGTCTATGCTCTCGCTACCGTCCGCCTCTTTTCCCAGGAATACCAGGCCTTGTCCAGCAATTGCTGTAAATTTGCGACATGAGGCGCACCTGATGATTGCGCTCGCATTTATCGTCATTTTCTTGGTTGATATAGACACCGTCCGCCCAAACTGTAATCGGGCTTGGTGCGCCCTGCATATGAGTTTTTCGCGGCAGAAGTCGAAAGGTCCCCAGCAAGTGCGTCATAGACCGACCCATCCTGCCGACTGGCATGAACAGGCGATCACGATAGTAGCTGTTCATTGCCAGTCAGCATCAGGTCGATATAAAGCATCTGGATATGGGTTTCACTTTCGAGGGGGCGGTAATGGCAGGATGCTATTTTCCAGGCAGCCAAGATGGACGACACATAGAAAAAGGGAACATGCGTCCTACAAACTAGCGATCTTAACGGGCAAGGACTATCGTCCATTATTGGGAAGACAAtaatagagagagagagagaaaaaaaaaaaaaaaaaaaaacactgGTGTCACCAGAATGCCCCCCAGGGGTAGATTCATGATATCCAggctggaagaggagaagagtCGAGAACGCTCGCCGCGGCCAACCCCCAAAATAACAGCATTCTTATGAGGTGCAACGTTGGCTGCCTCTAGCCAGTTGGGTTGCATCGAAGGCAGTTTACCTGAACGTCGGCGTTAAGCAAGATGAAGGCGCAGCTGTGAGATGAGGTACAGCAGGAGCGGAAACGTAAAGGCGTCTCGGTTGGGCAGAGCGCGATGTGAGAAGCCGCTCGGATCATTCGCGAAGATATCTGTCATCCTGATCTCGGATCTCGATTGTTCCACGAACCAACTCCGCAAAACAAAAAGCGAATTGTTGAATAAGCGAAGGGTGGAATCAAACCGGACTTGGAACGGGAAAAAAACATgagggaaaagagaaagaaaaaagaaactcCGGTACGGGGAATCGAACCCCGAGCTTCGCGGTGAAAACGCGATATGTTAACCGTTACACTATACCGGACTTTGTTGGTAAATAACACCAAATACAGAAGCTAAGTGTAGACATTTGCACACGTGCCCTGCCACTGGCCGAagttctttcctcttttggTCGCACCTCGTGAAGCTTGCTGCCTGTGCTGTCAAGGAACTGATTTCGGGATGACAATATGAATCAAAGGGACCACAATCAATACCCCGGAATGCGCAATGACGAAATGCGTCCGGTGATCTGCAGGTGCGGTTTGGAGTTTGGATGATTCCCAGCCGTCCCGGATAACCGGTTGGACCGCTTAGTTGCCGAACAGGTCCGAAAGCGCCAATtattcagcagcagcagccacaaAGGGTCCAACCTACGGTGTAAACGCCGCTTGATTGTGGCTGGTGCTACGCTGTGATTGGCCAAGGATGACCTCCATAGTACCGTGTAGAAAGGGGCGGCCGACAATCGCAGTTTCTAGAAGAGAGCTCGCTGACAGCAACAACGGAAGTGCTGGAAACCGCGCTGTCGACAGCCCATTCCTGTCGGTTACGAGTATGTGTCAGCGATATCCCCGAATCGCGTCACGCAACGTCAATCCGGTCTAAAAACCGAACCACGGAAAGGGTCACGGCCACGCGggcagcttccacttcgttATCGAACCTCTTTTGGTGGTGCAGAAGTGGCGGTCTTGctcctttctattttacaaATCCACAATCTCGACTTCGATATCTGATTCTTGCCCTTTTACAACTTCCTCAACTTCATTTCCATACTCTCCACCCTACGTACTCCTCATAATCCACATCCCGCTTGAATATCTCCAGAAAAATAACTCGTCTGGTCCCTGGATAATCTTTTTTTCACTCATACTCCCTTTGATGAAACTTTTCACATCATCGAGTCCTATTGCTTGACTCCTTTGACTCGATCTATCCGCTAGGATTCGAGAGCTGCAATATTTCACTGCTACGCCAGCCAGAGTATCACCAACATGGCTGATTCGATACGCAACGAGTCTACTCCCACAACTCCATCACCAGACCAAATGTACTGCCACGCCTGCCATCACCAGTGGCAGCGCCAGGGCGAAACCCTCCAGTGCCCTGCCTGCAACAACGCAACCACGGAAATTGTCAGCAACCAGACCTCGTCAACAACTCTGGATACCAGGACAACGCTACTAACCCAGGATCACCAGATCACGCCTGAGAATGACCCGCGCCATTTCCACCGCCGGCCCTTGCCTGCTACCGTAGAAGACGCACCCGCAGAGGACGAGCTCCAACCTGACtattctgctgctgccaccgtGACCGAGTCTCAACAGCCCACAGAGGTTCCAACCTCCAACACAGAGACCCAAAATGCCAACGAGAGCAACGGCCATAATGATGCGAGACCACAGACCGAAGCCAACGGCACATCAACAACCAGCGGAAACACTCAGACTTCAGATGAGACCAACACCCGAGGCACTCAGGAGCAGACCAGCAATGCTTCCAACACCGAGGCCCCTCGATCTGGATCCCGCTCCACCAACACCCAACACTTCGATATCCGCTTCATCTTCCCTCCTATGACCTTCTTCACTACCGTCATTTCCGAGCCTCTCACCCCACGATCTCAACAGCAACCAGCTGGCTCACAGCCAAATGGCCAGGCGCAATCTACCGAGCAATCGAATGAGCAGCCTAATAACCAGCAATCTAATGCTTCCAACACATCTACCAATGTTCCCACACCTAACGGCTCTACCGCTTCTGGTCCGTCCCCCATTACCTTCTTTGGATTGCAC
The Neurospora crassa OR74A linkage group II, whole genome shotgun sequence DNA segment above includes these coding regions:
- a CDS encoding CRO1 protein yields the protein MASVSTTAPNAHTRAMHNDLGREDQTLLLFAHLMEGGKEDDETVESLGKLTKLLSDDVEATKKGEKSITAVIDSDCVDTILCYLDMRQTDVVRGHAALCTSAYLKAAGEDGSKKLSAFFLDRIQRGTYDDYIVAFCVAATIFPIVPDLTSELFLSEGFLPSLGPLMRRKWKSRKVETACLEMLNAACMHSHCREAVQKYCIDWLEEIVDQDTEQVVESMYTTDPDTATQEGSVSMRRHSIHVQNLAAVVLTKLRLKAVQPDQAPPDLSDPSQPRIQPATTSVEDLSKKFTQMLIKDPEHSSQSSVEGLAYASIRAKVKEDLAGDPQFLKSLVKTLESAPPRSPLMYGALSIFLNLTQYRPALTEEQKRISQLKAYADAVGKLQPDPLNDNEHVSARCKRVFEAGLTPVLVTISKTSSVASLTLIISILNSLSMTPSMRGPLAQQGAVRLLIGAWTNLPEGDPKNMTVRRTAAQALARILISTNPMLVFGGSTPINTAIRPLVHILLPDQTVDTRDLLPTFESLMALTNLAAVDDDTRRTIVRVAWKDIEELLLYNNPRITTAAVELVCNIVQSPEQAEALFADTSKPQAQTRLKILVALADAEDAATRSAAGGALAALTGYESVVKAIAERERGPEIILGLCEDDNEDLRHRGVFVLLNMVACEGQAGKVAREKFLSKNAVEIVKTVVTRSKRREIVELAVQSLKLMLGKE